A stretch of Gemmatimonas aurantiaca T-27 DNA encodes these proteins:
- a CDS encoding ferritin-like domain-containing protein, translating into MAQRPALHIADAGLLATPRTRRDLLRLMAVGGAAVFLPGMLTACSDDNDGMTGPTPPGSGNALTIDFAKGDIAVLQFAYALEQLEADFYTRVVDRFSSSNIPAAERTLLTDIRNHEIAHREFLKAALGASNGFTLTTSYPNVNFDDRTSVLTTARTFEDLGVAAYNGAGQYLTSAANLTIAGKIVSVEARHASAIRDLISPKSSAFSPTAFDDVFSPSKVAAAAQGFVVDKLGFANAPTAFVQGPNNNG; encoded by the coding sequence ATGGCTCAACGTCCTGCACTGCATATCGCCGACGCCGGCCTGCTCGCGACTCCGCGTACTCGCCGGGACCTGCTCCGGCTGATGGCGGTGGGCGGAGCTGCTGTCTTTTTGCCTGGCATGCTCACCGCATGCTCCGACGACAACGACGGCATGACCGGCCCAACCCCACCGGGCAGCGGCAACGCCCTCACCATCGATTTTGCCAAGGGCGATATCGCCGTCCTGCAGTTCGCCTATGCGCTCGAACAGCTTGAGGCGGATTTTTACACACGTGTCGTTGACCGGTTCAGCAGTTCGAATATTCCGGCCGCCGAACGCACACTGCTCACCGACATCCGCAATCACGAGATTGCGCATCGGGAGTTCCTGAAAGCCGCCCTGGGTGCCAGCAACGGTTTCACACTCACCACGTCGTATCCGAATGTGAACTTCGACGATCGCACGTCGGTGTTGACCACCGCGCGCACGTTCGAAGATCTGGGCGTGGCCGCCTACAACGGTGCGGGGCAGTACCTCACCAGTGCGGCCAATCTCACCATCGCCGGCAAGATCGTCTCTGTCGAGGCTCGTCATGCATCGGCCATTCGTGATTTGATCTCACCCAAGTCGAGCGCGTTTTCTCCCACCGCGTTCGATGACGTGTTCAGTCCATCCAAGGTCGCAGCGGCGGCGCAGGGATTTGTGGTGGACAAGCTTGGCTTCGCCAACGCCCCGACGGCGTTTGTGCAGGGCCCCAACAACAACGGTTGA
- a CDS encoding amidase: MASRRDTLAHLGALFGLSWLPTSSRGPHTAERLADHLMDLLNVDPVAQDDPLRGSIVAYQAGRARGSYTAVEITTRALDRCRSLSTTLHAIDLLADSALEEARASDARLRQRALRGPLDGVPLFAKSIYDMKGLPTTASSAAWAQLFPQVVQRDALEVQRLRAAGAVLLGKTVADDFAYRGNGTSSLSGQVRNPHDQAGLRTPGGSSAGSAVVVACGAAFAALGTDDGGSNRIPAQFSGVVGVKPTFGLVPRTGVIPTWPVLDTHGPLARSVADAALMLDAIAGPDASDGLALTTPHTRGALAALRGEALRGARLGLVEFHVPRAQMRPDTVQIFDRAMADCVAAGAIVEPFTSPVNRASVQEQMSAASKARGDVEPNANAPAPTANALLRYFAGQVEAQGGSLDDARAMVRRGLTAYRAFYDVLPETWEAMALQMEQPYEQDAASRSFLKSRETVVAQLAAAMQAQRFDAMVYPTMPFGAPLASDRWPDVRTTLGYGNTLGLPEVSVPAGYDAQGLPAGNLSFVGLPGSDARLLALAHSYEQASKRFVAPPM; encoded by the coding sequence GTTGCCGACGTCATCACGCGGCCCACACACGGCGGAACGCCTGGCGGACCATCTGATGGATCTGCTGAACGTCGATCCCGTGGCGCAGGATGACCCACTGCGCGGTAGCATCGTGGCGTATCAGGCGGGGCGTGCGCGAGGGAGTTACACGGCGGTGGAGATCACCACGCGGGCGCTCGACCGGTGCCGGAGCCTGAGCACCACATTGCACGCGATCGATCTGCTGGCCGACTCCGCACTCGAAGAAGCGCGGGCGTCGGACGCCCGACTTCGGCAACGGGCGTTACGCGGCCCACTCGATGGTGTGCCGCTGTTTGCCAAGTCGATCTATGATATGAAAGGATTGCCTACCACGGCATCGAGTGCCGCGTGGGCACAACTCTTTCCGCAGGTGGTGCAACGTGACGCGCTCGAAGTGCAGCGGCTGCGCGCGGCCGGCGCGGTATTGCTGGGCAAGACGGTCGCTGATGACTTTGCGTATCGTGGCAATGGGACCAGCTCGTTGAGTGGGCAGGTGCGCAATCCGCACGATCAGGCTGGGTTGCGCACGCCGGGTGGCTCGAGTGCGGGTTCGGCCGTGGTGGTCGCCTGCGGTGCTGCGTTTGCCGCGCTGGGCACCGATGACGGCGGCTCGAATCGTATTCCCGCGCAGTTCAGCGGCGTGGTGGGTGTGAAGCCGACCTTCGGACTGGTGCCACGCACTGGCGTGATTCCCACGTGGCCCGTGCTCGATACGCATGGACCATTGGCACGCTCGGTGGCCGATGCCGCGTTGATGCTCGACGCCATCGCTGGCCCCGACGCGTCGGATGGACTGGCTCTCACGACGCCGCATACCCGGGGTGCACTGGCCGCGTTGCGCGGCGAAGCACTGCGTGGTGCGCGGCTCGGGCTGGTGGAGTTCCATGTACCGCGCGCGCAGATGCGACCGGACACCGTGCAGATCTTCGATCGGGCTATGGCCGATTGCGTTGCGGCCGGAGCCATCGTGGAACCGTTCACGTCTCCGGTGAACCGCGCGTCGGTGCAGGAACAGATGTCGGCCGCCTCGAAAGCGCGTGGCGATGTGGAACCGAACGCCAATGCTCCCGCGCCCACGGCCAACGCACTACTGCGGTACTTCGCCGGCCAGGTCGAAGCGCAGGGTGGCTCACTCGACGATGCGCGTGCGATGGTACGTCGCGGACTCACCGCCTATCGCGCGTTCTATGATGTGTTGCCGGAGACGTGGGAAGCGATGGCCCTGCAGATGGAGCAGCCGTACGAACAGGATGCCGCCAGTCGGTCGTTTCTCAAGTCACGTGAGACCGTCGTGGCCCAGCTTGCCGCTGCCATGCAGGCACAACGCTTCGACGCGATGGTGTATCCCACCATGCCCTTCGGCGCGCCCCTGGCCAGCGATCGATGGCCCGACGTGCGCACGACACTGGGGTATGGCAATACGCTGGGCTTGCCCGAGGTGTCGGTGCCGGCGGGATACGATGCGCAGGGACTGCCGGCAGGCAATCTGTCATTCGTAGGATTGCCAGGCAGCGATGCCAGATTGTTGGCACTGGCGCACAGTTACGAGCAGGCGTCCAAGCGGTTCGTGGCACCGCCTATGTGA